From Paenibacillus polymyxa, the proteins below share one genomic window:
- a CDS encoding cyclodeaminase/cyclohydrolase family protein codes for MSELSWNQSIGHFLKEAASAAPTPGGGSVSALAAALGAAMTSMTANLSQGEKYTQFREQMVQVISSMERLSTHCEELMAADIQSFEQYMTALRLPKETDEEKRYRTHSLQTAVIAAIEVPMRLLEVCRDGLSQAYNIVEISNKNVISDLGIGAILLEAAAQSALLTIDINLASLKDLDVKQSYEAKTATILREIGQIKEQTLLTVRSRIASS; via the coding sequence ATGAGTGAACTGTCGTGGAACCAGTCCATCGGACATTTTCTGAAAGAAGCTGCAAGTGCAGCGCCTACCCCTGGTGGAGGAAGTGTATCCGCGCTGGCTGCGGCACTAGGCGCAGCGATGACCTCCATGACCGCCAACCTTTCACAAGGAGAAAAATACACGCAATTCCGTGAACAAATGGTGCAAGTCATTAGCAGTATGGAAAGATTGTCTACGCATTGTGAGGAACTGATGGCCGCAGACATCCAATCCTTTGAACAGTACATGACCGCGCTGCGTTTGCCCAAAGAAACAGACGAAGAAAAGCGCTATCGTACCCATTCCTTACAAACAGCTGTGATTGCTGCCATTGAAGTACCTATGCGCCTGCTGGAAGTATGCCGGGACGGACTATCACAAGCCTACAATATTGTGGAAATATCCAATAAAAATGTGATCTCTGATCTGGGCATCGGTGCGATTTTGCTTGAAGCAGCCGCTCAATCCGCCCTGCTCACCATTGATATTAACCTTGCCTCGCTAAAAGACTTGGATGTCAAACAATCCTACGAAGCCAAAACAGCCACAATCCTCCGTGAAATCGGACAAATTAAAGAGCAAACCTTGTTGACCGTACGCAGTCGAATCGCAAGTAGTTAG
- a CDS encoding stalk domain-containing protein — MKRRGLLLSIITLLLISPRVWAAGNDSTSHIRSYDSGSLIQSDGSLWLWGYNQSVPTRVEGKPNVIKTFSNIINEGDLVFTLQDHSAWYVPRNNISESVKFVPLEGLQNLAAVSSLNDHVLALTNEGSIFLADQLDNRNISSPFQTLSGIDEVADIVSYYEERPDYEERWIFLKKDGSVWKNTTALQGFEPISPLKDITAIAKNIALKKDGTVWTWPKEFDKNAAPSETLAVSQIQALSGIKTIKANRYSNLAIDQQGRLWFWGATVTGALDNTTYHNTNIPVLLTGVQDVKDAFFVERSLLALTTAGNVYVASLDGEKLSSHVPFTLLVQNIQSIKAGPRHVIMQKANDALWGWGVNKHAQLGIGDYEFLYNTPVPVQKPILVRLNSTPVPLSNGVITRNGQAFIPLRSVFDQLGADITYDFNSKIAKMNQSKAGDHPVSLEINFKTSQTKVNGKSVELTNPPFMVNGIGYLPLRLISETLGAKVDWIQKEDTIVITTK, encoded by the coding sequence ATGAAAAGACGTGGTCTATTACTCAGTATAATTACGTTATTACTGATCAGTCCCAGGGTGTGGGCGGCCGGAAATGATTCTACATCGCATATTCGCTCCTATGATTCCGGAAGTCTGATCCAATCCGATGGAAGCTTGTGGCTGTGGGGCTATAATCAATCCGTACCGACTCGTGTAGAGGGTAAGCCAAACGTAATAAAAACATTCTCTAATATCATCAACGAAGGCGATCTGGTATTTACCTTGCAAGACCACTCTGCATGGTATGTGCCTAGAAACAACATTTCTGAATCTGTGAAGTTTGTTCCTCTGGAAGGACTACAGAACCTCGCTGCTGTAAGTAGTTTGAATGATCATGTACTCGCTCTGACCAACGAAGGCAGCATATTTCTCGCTGATCAACTCGACAACAGAAACATCTCCAGTCCTTTTCAAACCCTGTCTGGCATCGACGAGGTTGCCGATATAGTCAGTTACTATGAAGAAAGACCGGATTATGAGGAACGCTGGATATTTCTTAAGAAAGACGGCAGTGTATGGAAAAACACAACAGCCTTACAGGGCTTCGAACCTATTTCACCATTAAAAGACATTACGGCAATTGCTAAAAATATAGCCTTAAAAAAGGATGGTACCGTGTGGACGTGGCCCAAAGAATTTGATAAAAATGCAGCTCCGTCCGAAACGCTAGCCGTATCACAAATTCAAGCCTTATCGGGCATCAAGACAATCAAGGCTAATAGGTATTCCAATCTCGCCATTGATCAGCAAGGTCGGCTATGGTTCTGGGGGGCTACAGTTACAGGTGCCTTAGACAATACGACCTATCACAACACGAATATCCCTGTACTGCTAACAGGAGTACAGGACGTTAAAGACGCCTTTTTCGTTGAGCGCTCCCTTCTTGCTCTAACCACTGCTGGTAATGTATATGTTGCATCTCTAGATGGCGAAAAATTATCCTCCCATGTCCCTTTTACATTACTTGTTCAAAATATTCAAAGCATCAAGGCAGGCCCACGGCACGTCATCATGCAAAAGGCAAACGACGCACTGTGGGGCTGGGGTGTTAACAAACACGCGCAACTCGGCATAGGCGATTATGAATTTCTTTATAATACGCCAGTTCCTGTACAAAAGCCGATTCTCGTCCGTCTCAACAGTACACCTGTCCCTCTAAGCAACGGTGTGATTACCCGCAATGGGCAGGCGTTTATTCCCCTGCGTTCTGTTTTTGATCAACTGGGGGCCGACATCACTTATGATTTCAACAGCAAAATAGCGAAAATGAATCAGTCCAAGGCGGGAGACCATCCCGTCTCTCTAGAAATTAATTTTAAAACCAGCCAAACAAAAGTGAACGGTAAATCTGTAGAACTCACTAATCCGCCCTTCATGGTGAACGGTATTGGTTATCTTCCACTGAGGCTCATCAGCGAGACACTGGGAGCCAAGGTAGATTGGATACAAAAAGAAGATACTATCGTAATTACGACGAAATAA